From the genome of Buchnera aphidicola (Therioaphis trifolii):
GCAAAAAGTATTGTAAAAAAAGCATTAAATATTGCAGCAGATATTTGTATATATACTAATCATATGTTTATTATTAAAGAATTACATTCAGAAAAATAAAAAAAAGGATTATTTTATGTCAATTATGACTCCTCAAGAGATTGTAAAAGAACTTAATAAATTTATTGTTGGACAAAAAAAAGCAAAACGAGCAGTAGCAATAGCTTTAAGAAATCGTTGGAGAAGAATGCAATTAAATAATGAATTACAAAATGAAATTACACCAAAAAATATTTTAATGATAGGACCTACTGGTGTAGGAAAAACTGAAATTGCTAGAAGATTAGCAAAATTAGCTCATGCTCCATTTATTAAAGTAGAAGCGACAAAATTTACTGAAGTAGGTTATGTAGGTAAAGAAGTAGATTCAATTATTCGAGATTTAATTGAAATAGCAATTAAAATTATTAAAAATAAAAAAAATAAACAAAATCAAAAAAAAGCTAAAAAAATGGCTGAAAAAAGAATATTAGATATATTAGTACCAACTATTCCAGAAGAATCCGAAAATAATGAATCTAAAAAACCAAAAACAACAATTAAAATGTTTTATAAAAAATTAAAAGAAGGTAAATTAGATGATAAAGAAATCGAAATTAATATAAATAATAATTCTATGGGTGTGGAAATTATGGCACCTCCAGGTATGGAAGAATTAACAAATCAACTACAATTATTATTTCAAAACTTAAATAGTCCTAAAAAAAGTAAAAAAAGATTAAAAATAAAAGATGCAATGAATTTACTTTGTGAAGAAGAAGCATTAAAATTATTAAATATAGATGAAATTAAAAAAGAAGCTATTACATCAGTTGAACAAAATGGAATAGTTTTTATTGATGAATTAGATAAAATTT
Proteins encoded in this window:
- the hslU gene encoding ATP-dependent protease ATPase subunit HslU gives rise to the protein MSIMTPQEIVKELNKFIVGQKKAKRAVAIALRNRWRRMQLNNELQNEITPKNILMIGPTGVGKTEIARRLAKLAHAPFIKVEATKFTEVGYVGKEVDSIIRDLIEIAIKIIKNKKNKQNQKKAKKMAEKRILDILVPTIPEESENNESKKPKTTIKMFYKKLKEGKLDDKEIEININNNSMGVEIMAPPGMEELTNQLQLLFQNLNSPKKSKKRLKIKDAMNLLCEEEALKLLNIDEIKKEAITSVEQNGIVFIDELDKICKKRGTTTGLDVSREGVQRDLLPLIEGCTISTKYGMIKTDHILFITSGAFQVSSPSDLIPELQGRLPIRVELHPLNIQDFEKILTEPKTSIIKQYIELMKTEGIKIQFTKDGIYKIAEASWKINEIMENIGARRLYTVLEQLMEDISFMSNKIKNETININSEYVSKHLDQLIFNEDFNRFIL